The window AAtacacgagtgtgtgtgtgagaaaagacGACTGTTTACATCAAGATTAtagtctgcttttattttgacctAAAAACTGCCTGAAACAATTAATTCAGTCATTTCACAGTCAAAGAGGTCAGGGTagggttagcctagcttagcataaagattagCCAAGCAGCCAGGTGGTGTTTGATTGTGTAACTGccaataaaaccacagacaaacCAGGTGTTAGGAGGTGTGTTGTTGGACGGAGCCAGACTAGACAGTTTCAGCCATGTTATCAGTCTttacgctaagctaagctaagctaactgtctgtagcttcatatttaccatgcAAATATGAGTTTGGTGTTTAATCTTTACATGTGACTGGCAGTTAGGTTTCTACtgaggatgtgtgtgcatgactgaCTGCAGACATCTAAAGTCTGTGTGTTGGCTGCGTGAAGGAATGAAGGCAGAGATCATTACACAGATTATAGTAAAAGTGAAACTGACATTCAAGTATCCCTCACAGCACTTTCATCAGCAATTTGTAAAATGAAGTCGTCTTGATTTGATGGTAGATGAGTCCTTTACTTATGTTCCCATAACAAACTGATACCTGTGTGTTCATCCAGTTTTCCTTCAGACTGAAATacaatgtctttttattttaagaccTCTGATCTTTTCATCCGTACAGAACGTCATCAACActttcacacagacagccaAACATACACGCTGCAGTTTCTATGGTAATGTGAATGTGGGGAAGGATGTGAGCGTTGAGGAGCTGCAGCGAGCCTACCATGCAGTCGTACTGGTAAGAACATGGAAAATCAAAACCAAGCACCGGAAATCACCATTAAATAAAAGtcttaatgtgttgtttttttggggggtatTTTATGGCAGAGTTACGGggcagagggaaacaggagTATTGGAGTGCCAGGAGAAGAACTGACCGGCGTGTACTCTGCCAAAGACTTTGTGGGCTGGTACAACGGGCTGCCAAGCTGTCGAGAGGTATCCATTACAGTCGAACAAACGTTTCCTGTAAATCAAGGGGATGATGgcttgtctaaaaaaaaaaaaaaaaaaaaaaaaaaatcagctctgAGAGGTTATCAGATCAGTCATCTTTCTCTGGTATTTCTacttcctgctctgctccttAATCTTCTAatctcagtttctctgttaCACTTCTGTTTTCCGTTCAGTTGAGTCCAGACCTGAGTTGTGAAACAGCGGTTATCCTGGGACAAGGCAACGTGGCCTTGGATGTTGCAAGAGTCCTGCTGTCTCCCCTTGACATTTTAAAGGTGAGAGACACACATCCTGGTTAtataaggttaaaaaaatacagtaatacatGTATAACACAAAAGCAGAGCACACAGCATGATCTTACAGAAAAGAGGCTCCAGGCTTTTATCTGCTTTATCTTTAAAGCTGTCAGAGGTGAGTTTTAGGAGAAATAACAACAATCAGATTACACCAGCATCATAGAGCCAACGTTAGCAATGGATGTTACATGAAGTGAACCTTCAGCTGCATAAATTCCAGGACTCATGACTCAACGAAGATGTTTACAGAGACTGGTTCGTTAAAGATCTGCTGGATGTCCACACTTACACTTTTGTAATGTTGCAGCTTCTTGCTAAAGTTCTTCTTGCTCAGTGTGGTGTAGTACATCACAATCGTACCATTAAAAAGGTAAGAATATGATATATTGATTCATGCTAGATTATATAAATGCTTattggacaaaataaaacaaatctatGAAACTGGACAGACTCAGTCCAAAGTACAAAATCAGGCTGAAACATTTAGTAATAATTAATGTGAAGTTCATGTTCGTGCCTGAATTTCCATGGGAAAGATGTGAAGAAATCCCTTCAATCATCAAGGTTAGTCTGTTCTGTTGTAGAAAGCAGTGTTTTGATTGGAAGAGAAACAAGAAGAGCTGGTTTGGAAGCCGAGCAGCTCACCTGTCCAGCCAAGGCAAAGACTGCCCTCTATAGAGCCGTCACCTCACACCTACTACAACCAGTCAGAAATCCAGTTcatcaaaaggaaaaatgtcTGGTGTTTGATTTGCAGAAGACTGACATCACCCAGCCGGCTCTGGAGGCTCTGACAGGGAGCCAGGTCCGCAGGGTGCTGATCGTGGGCAGGAGAGGACCCATGCAGGTCGCTTGCACAATCAAGGTGTGTGACCGGTTGTTTGTCACCTGTACTGACCCtgttaaagacagaaatatcCCCCAGCTTTAAACCTCGTCCTGCTTTGGTGTGACAGGACAAGAATACACAGTTCATCTTATCTGTGAGGAAAGTATTCTAATGTTTTCTTTCCGATCATTTAGTCATTGCTCATAGTTAATTAGGTTTGTTTAGCCGTGCTTGTGCAatctcagctgcagcacatgaCTCTGTGGTATTACTGCTGAGGTTAGTCTGTGGTGCAGACGTACTATGGAGCGTATAAttcttcacacttcacacttgttttttatttaatctgaacATCTGACTGCTCAGGTGTCAGGTGTAGCAAGTTTCCATATCTCACTGCTCACCTTGGTGTGTGCAGTGTTTCCAAAACTAGA is drawn from Lates calcarifer isolate ASB-BC8 unplaced genomic scaffold, TLL_Latcal_v3 _unitig_1936_quiver_1145, whole genome shotgun sequence and contains these coding sequences:
- the LOC108891381 gene encoding NADPH:adrenodoxin oxidoreductase, mitochondrial, with protein sequence MSGHKFLFSGLRWWISGRSRWMSKLHDGLREQRIASLHSCSPKVCIVGGGPAGFYTAQHLIKARQDVEVDIYERLPVPFGLVRFGVAPDHPEVKNVINTFTQTAKHTRCSFYGNVNVGKDVSVEELQRAYHAVVLSYGAEGNRSIGVPGEELTGVYSAKDFVGWYNGLPSCRELSPDLSCETAVILGQGNVALDVARVLLSPLDILKKTDITQPALEALTGSQVRRVLIVGRRGPMQVACTIKELREMVNLPDTRPEMVVSDFEGVTEALKRYEITVS